The following is a genomic window from Cryptococcus depauperatus CBS 7841 chromosome 2, complete sequence.
CAAGCACGACCGAGAGCAGTCTTGGAGGGCAAGAAGACATAAGGTACATTCTTGTCCTCACAGAGAAGAGGGAGGTGAAGCACAATCTCGATAGGGTCAACGTCGGCAGTCATGACAATAAATTCGCAGATGCCTCGGTTAAGAGTCTTGGTGGCCTCGTTGGCACTAGATATAGATGCGTCAATAACGTTTATTTCAGTTTAGGGCTAACATACCCTTTTTTAAGTTGTTTGTAGTGCTGTGCCTGCTGGATAAGATCAAGAATCTAGACAAAAAGTCAGCCTTCAGATCCAAGGCCATAAGCCATATCATGCGCTCAAGCACTTGTGCAAAAAACATACCTGGTTGGTAAGTTGGGCATTAGCCAAAGGGAAAGCCTTGGGGTTGGGCTGAGAGGCCATCTTGTTCAAGTATAAccgtttttcttttggaaTTTGGAGCAGAAAAGGGTAACAAGACCTCACACGAAGATCCTAGGCCTTGAGGAGGATATGTCTTGCAGTGGACGAATGGAAATAGGTATTAGaaaatattgaaaaaaaagaaaagaaacaagttCTGTGGTGGAGGCGGAGGGTTTGAAGAAATTTCAGAAAACGGAGAgaaatttgattccgcttTAATAATTGTTTACGTAAGGATCGCGAAACACCTAATCTGAAGAGTTTATGATATTCAAGAAACCAATTTCGGATCGAGAcgatttctcttttatacTTGCGAAAAGTCACAATGACTGGGGACGCATTTTTTGCTGCTGGAGCTGAAGAGTATGAGCTGGATGAGCTGGGAATGCAGGCTCATGCTGTGCAGTGGATTGGCACAGCGGGGGTCAAGGGACCCAAGTGGGCCAGGCTGCCTCTGTTGACAGTTGGAATGCTGGGCATACAGGTGAGAGGGTCAGCTTGAGCATATTCAGAGCAACTGATCATTGTCGGCAGTGTGTATGGTCAATAGAGATGGGCTATGCCTCACCCTACTTATTGGAACTTGGTCTCTCAAAATCATTAATGTCGCTTGTCTTCATCGCTGGTCCATTATCAGGCTTGGTAGTTCAACCTTTGGTCGGTATCTTTGCAGACAGGTCACGCTCACCATTTGGACGTCGGCGACCATTCATGCTTGCTGGTTGCGTCATCTGTGTTTCCGCAATGATATTGTTAGGTTGGTCTCGTGAAGTCGCAGGGATATTTGGCGGTGGCCAGTGGCTGGCTATTGCGCTTGCTGTATGGGCCATCTACTGCATCGACTTTAGTATCAACGCTGTGA
Proteins encoded in this region:
- a CDS encoding ribonucleoprotein-associated protein → MASQPNPKAFPLANAQLTNQILDLIQQAQHYKQLKKGANEATKTLNRGICEFIVMTADVDPIEIVLHLPLLCEDKNVPYVFLPSKTALGRACGVSRPVIAASVTTNEARELNAQIQAVKNEIEKLLI